In Amycolatopsis jiangsuensis, the following proteins share a genomic window:
- a CDS encoding HoxN/HupN/NixA family nickel/cobalt transporter yields MAVVILLLNVVGWGLLALVVAPRHYELGAAGGFGIGLGVTAFTLGMRHAFDADHIAAIDNTTRKLMSEGQRPLSVGFWFSLGHSTIVFALCLLLSLGVRALAGQLEDDSSALHETTGLIGTSVSGAFLYLIAITNLVALVGLARVFAAMRRGEFDEAALEHHLANRGLMNRLLRGLTKTVRKPWHSYPVGVLFGLGFDTATEIGLLVLAAGAAAFSLPWYAILVLPVLFAAGMSLFDAADGVLMNYAYGWAFARPIRKIYYNLTVTALSVAVALGVGTIELVSLLAEKLAITRGPLAAIAGVDLDYAGFAIVALFVFTWLVALAVWRFGRIEEKWSARLDGPA; encoded by the coding sequence ATGGCTGTGGTGATCCTGCTGCTCAACGTCGTCGGCTGGGGACTGCTGGCGCTGGTGGTCGCGCCGCGGCACTACGAACTCGGCGCCGCGGGCGGATTCGGCATCGGGCTCGGCGTCACCGCGTTCACCCTGGGGATGCGGCACGCGTTCGACGCCGACCACATCGCCGCCATCGACAACACCACCCGCAAGCTGATGTCCGAGGGACAACGTCCGTTGTCTGTGGGGTTCTGGTTTTCCCTCGGGCACTCGACCATCGTGTTCGCGCTGTGCCTGCTGCTCTCGCTCGGTGTGCGGGCGCTGGCCGGACAGCTCGAGGACGATTCCTCGGCGCTGCACGAGACCACCGGGCTCATCGGTACATCGGTGTCCGGGGCTTTCCTGTACCTCATCGCGATCACGAACCTGGTGGCACTCGTCGGCCTCGCCCGGGTGTTCGCGGCGATGCGCCGCGGCGAATTCGACGAAGCGGCGCTGGAGCACCACCTCGCCAACCGCGGACTGATGAACCGGCTGCTGCGTGGCCTGACGAAGACGGTCCGCAAGCCGTGGCACAGCTATCCGGTGGGTGTCCTCTTCGGACTCGGTTTCGACACCGCGACGGAGATCGGGCTGCTCGTGCTCGCCGCGGGCGCGGCCGCGTTTTCCCTGCCCTGGTACGCGATCCTGGTACTGCCGGTGTTGTTCGCCGCCGGGATGAGCCTGTTCGACGCGGCCGACGGCGTGCTGATGAACTACGCCTACGGCTGGGCCTTCGCCCGGCCGATCCGCAAGATCTACTACAACCTCACGGTGACCGCGCTGTCGGTGGCCGTCGCGCTCGGCGTCGGCACCATCGAACTCGTCTCGCTGCTGGCCGAAAAGCTCGCCATCACCCGCGGTCCGCTGGCCGCGATCGCCGGCGTGGACCTGGACTACGCCGGCTTCGCGATCGTCGCGCTGTTCGTGTTCACCTGGCTGGTCGCG
- a CDS encoding N-acetylmuramic acid 6-phosphate etherase produces the protein MMTVPCQAVHVDSPTEQRNPRTVDIDLMSTQAILGAINAEDRKVPDAVAEVLPQLARAVDYAVDALRGGGRVHYVGAGTSGRLATLDAAELVPTFNVPSDWFVAHHAGGAKALREAVENAEDDAEAGEAELSEVVRPGDFVLGLAASGRTPYVLGALAAASRAGARTGLVSANPRAAKPSGVDVLIAVATGPEAIAGSTRMKAGTAQKLILTAFSTTTMIKMGKTYSNLMVSMRATNAKLRGRTVRILQEATGMTMADCSDALAEAGDDLKVALVHLLSGSDVTRAAAALEATGGHVRKALDSLHLRAG, from the coding sequence GTGATGACCGTCCCGTGCCAGGCGGTGCACGTCGATTCTCCGACCGAACAACGCAACCCCCGTACCGTCGACATCGACCTGATGTCCACCCAGGCGATCCTGGGTGCGATCAACGCCGAGGACCGCAAGGTGCCGGACGCGGTGGCGGAGGTGCTGCCGCAGCTGGCCCGTGCGGTCGACTACGCGGTCGACGCGCTGCGCGGCGGCGGGCGGGTGCACTACGTCGGCGCGGGTACCTCGGGGCGGCTGGCCACGCTGGACGCGGCCGAACTCGTGCCCACCTTCAACGTGCCCTCCGACTGGTTCGTGGCGCACCACGCCGGTGGCGCGAAGGCACTGCGGGAAGCCGTGGAGAACGCCGAGGACGACGCGGAAGCCGGCGAAGCCGAGCTGTCGGAGGTCGTGCGGCCGGGTGACTTCGTGCTCGGGCTGGCCGCGTCCGGGCGGACGCCGTACGTGCTCGGCGCGCTCGCCGCGGCGAGCCGGGCGGGCGCACGCACCGGCCTCGTGTCGGCCAACCCGCGTGCGGCCAAACCGTCCGGGGTCGACGTGCTGATCGCCGTCGCGACCGGCCCGGAGGCCATCGCCGGTTCCACCCGGATGAAGGCCGGTACCGCGCAGAAGCTGATCCTCACCGCGTTCTCCACCACGACGATGATCAAGATGGGCAAGACCTACTCCAACCTGATGGTCAGCATGCGCGCCACCAACGCGAAGCTGCGCGGCCGCACGGTGCGTATCCTGCAGGAGGCCACCGGCATGACCATGGCCGACTGTTCGGACGCGCTCGCCGAAGCCGGTGACGACCTCAAAGTGGCGCTCGTGCACCTGCTGTCCGGCAGCGACGTCACCCGCGCCGCCGCGGCGCTCGAGGCGACCGGCGGGCACGTGCGCAAGGCACTCGACTCGCTGCACCTGCGCGCCGGCTGA